The sequence GATCGAACGTCACCGGACGTTCACCAACAGCGTGCGAGCGAAGTACGTGCTCGACCACTGGTCGGGGATGATCGGCCGATTCGTCAAGGTCGTGCCCATCGATTACCGAAAGGCGCTGGAGCGAATGAAGGCAGAAGAACAACGCGGCACGGAAACCACGCCGGCGACCGAGGAGGTGTTCCATGGGTGAGCCACGCGGCTTTTTGAAATACGCACGAAGCGAGGTCGGCCATCGCCCGGTCGCCGAGCGCGTCACCGACTTCCGTGAAATCGACCTGCCTCTGACGCCCGACGCGATGCGGGATCAGGCGGCTCGCTGCATGAACTGCGGCATTCCCTTCTGCCAGGGGGCCGGCTGCCCGGTGGTCAACTGCATTCCCGACTTCAACGACCTGGTCTATCGTGGTCGGTGGAAGGACGCGTGCAGCCTGCTGCACCGCACGAACAACTTTCCGGAGATCACCGGCCGCGTCTGCCCGGCGCCCTGTGAAAACGCCTGCACGCTGAACGTCAACGACAACCCGGTGATGATCAAGCACATCGAGTACCAGATCGTCGAGCGGGGCTTCGAGGAGGGCTGGATCGTCCCGCAACCGCCCAAGGTGCGTATGGGCAAGCGCGTGGCGGTGATCGGCTCGGGCCCTGCCGGCCTGGCGGCCGCACAGAACCTGGCGCGCGCCGGCCACGACGTGATGGTGATTGAGAAAGACGAACGTCCCGGCGGGCTGCTGCGCTACGGAATCCCCGACTTCAAGCTGGAAAAGGGAGTCATCGACCGGCGTCTGGATCAGATGCGGGCCGAAGGCGTGCAATTCCAGTGTGGCGTGGCCGTCGGAGAGGACATCTCCATCCGGTATCTGCGCAAACGCTTCGACGGCGTGTGTCTGGCGATGGGGGCCGGTCAGCCCCGCGACCTGAACGTGCCGGGCCGAGGGTTCGACAACATCGTCTACGCCATGGAGTACCTCACCGCGCAGAACAAGCTCTGCGCCGGCGAGCCGTTGGAGGGGGCCACCCCCATTTCGGCCAAGGACAAGGTCGTTGTCGTGATCGGTGGCGGCGATACGGGCAGCGACTGCGTGGGCACCGCCCGCCGCCAGGGGGCCCGGAAGATCTACCAGTTGGAGATCCTGCCCAAGCCCCCGGAGCAGCGCCCGCCCGACACCCCCTGGCCCAACTGGCCGCGGATCATGCGCACCAGCAGTTCGCAGGAGGAAGGATGCGAACGGCGTTGGTCCGTAATGACCAAGAGGTTCATCGGCACCGACATCCTTGTCAGTCAATTGCTGGGCTGTCAGGTGGAGTGGATCCAGGGGCCGCAGGGCTGGAAGGTGAAGGAAGTGCCCGGGACGGAATTCACGCTCCCGGTCGATCTGGTCCTGCTGGCGACGGGCTTCGTCCACGTCACCCACGCCGGGCTCGTCCAGAATCTCGGCTTGCAGCTTGACGAGAGGGGCAATGTCCTGGTAAACCATCACCAAACCAGCGAGCCGTGGGTCTTCGCCGCCGGTGACGCCGTGCGCGGGGCCTCGCTCGTGGTCCACGCCATCCGCAGTGGGCAGGACGCCGCGGCGGCCATGGATCGGTGGCTGCGACAGGAGCATCGGGGGCAATAGCCCACTATCCGCATCAAGGGAGCTGATAACGAGGACAGTGCAGGTCGATGCCAAAACGCAAGGACATCCATAAGATTCTGATCATCGGTTCGGGGCCGATCATCATCGGCCAAGCGTGCGAGTTCGACTATTCCGGCGCCCAGGCCTGCAAGGTGCTCCGTCGGGAGGGCTTCGAGGTCGTTCTGGTCAACAGCAACCCGGCGACGATCATGACCGATCCGGAGCTGGCGGACCGCACCTACATCGAGCCGATCACGCCGGAGATCGTCGAGATGGTCATCCGCCGCGAGAAGCCCGACAGCCTGCTGCCGACGCTGGGCGGACAGACCGGCCTGAACACCGCCGTGGCCCTGGCCGAGAGCGGCGTGCTGAAGAAGTACGGCGTCAAGCTGCTCGGCGCCAACCTTCGCTCGATCAAGAAGGCCGAAGAACGCGACCGGTTCAAGAAGACCATCCAGGACATCGGGCTGGAGGTGCCCCTAAGCGGCTACGTCCACAACTGGCAAGAGGCCAAGCGCGTCGTCGAGGAGATCGGCTTTCCCGCCATCATCCGTCCGTCCTATACCCTCGGCGGCACCGGCGGCAACGTCGCCTACAACACCGAGGAATACGAGAAGTACATCCGATGGGGCCTGGCGCTGAGCCCCCACAGCCAGGTGCTCGTCGAGGAGTCGGTCGCCGGGTGGAAGGAATACGAGCTCGAGGTCATGCGGGACCGCAAGGACAACGTGGTCATCGTCTGCTCCATCGAGAATCTCGACCCGATGGGCATCCACACGGGCGACAGCATCACCGTCGCGCCGGCCCAGACGTTGACCGACAAAGAATACCAGATCATGCGCGAGGCCTCGCTGAAGATCATCCGGGCCATTGGCGTCGAGACGGGCGGCTCGAACATCCAGTTCGCGGTCAACCCGGCCAACGGCAGGCTCTACGTCATCGAGATGAATCCGCGCGTCTCGCGCAGCTCGGCGCTGGCGTCGAAGGCGACAGGCTTCGCCATCGCCAAGATCGCCTCGCTTCTGGCGGTCGGCTACACGCTGGACGAGATCCCCAACGACATCACAAAGAAGACGCCGGCGTGCTTCGAGCCGACGATCGACTATTGCGTGGTCAAGTGGCCGCGATTCACGTTCGAGAAGTTTCCGCAGACCTCTCCCGAGCTGACGGTGCAGATGAAGTCGGTCGGCGAGGCGATGGCCATCGGACGGACCTTCAAGGAGGCCCTCCAGAAGGCCATCCGCTCGCTGGAGATCGATCGGCACGCCCTGGCGGCCAGGCACATCGACGAAACGGTCCCGCCGAACCAGTTGAAGGACAAGCTGCGGAGCAACTGCTGGGACAAGCTCTGGTACGTCGCCGAGGCGCTGCGGCGGAAGATGCCGGTGGACGAGCTGTTCGCTCTGACCAAAATCGATCCGTGGTTCCTGAACAACATCAAGGACATCGTGACGCTCGAAGGCAAGCTGCTGGTCGGCAAGGGCGCGCTGCCCGACGCCCGTATGATGAGAGAAGCCAAGGAGCACGGCTTCAGCGACCGCTATCTCGCCTCGATCTCCCACGTCAGCGAGCCCGAGTTTCGCAAACATCGCCAGTCGCTGGGCGTCAACGCCGTCTACAAGACGGTCGATACCTGCGGCGCCGAGTTCGAGGCGACCACGCCCTATCTCTATTCGACCTTCGAGACCGAATGCGAATCGGTCCCGACCGGCCGCCGGAAGATCATGATCCTCGGCGGCGGGCCCAACCGGATCGGCCAGGGCATCGAGTTCGACTACTGCTGCTGCCACGCCGCGTTCGCGTTGCGCGAGATCGGCGTCGAATCGATCATGGTCAACTGCAACCCCGAGACGGTCAGCACCGATTACGACACGTCCGACCGGCTGTACTTCGAGCCGCTGACCTTCGAGGACGTGATGAACATCGTCGAGAAGGAAAAGCCCGACGGCGTCATCGTCCAGTTCGGGGGCCAGACCCCGCTGAAGCTCGCGGTCCCGCTCGAGAAGGCCGGCGTCCCCATCATCGGCACCTCGCCCGACAGCATCGACCGCGCCGAGAACCGCAAACGCTTCAACCGCCTGGTCGAAAAGCTCGGCCTGCGCCAGCCCGAGAGCGGCACCGCCATGACCTACGACGAGACGCTGAAGGTGGCGAGCCGGCTGGGCTATCCGCTGCTGATCCGCCCGTCGTTCGTGCTGGGCGGCCGCGCGATGGACATCGTCTACGACGAGGACGGCCTCCGCGCCTGCGTCGAGGAGGCCATCGAGGCCTCGGGCGAGCACCCGATCCTGATCGACAAGTTCCTCGACGACGCTACGGAACTCGACGTCGACGCCATCAGCGACGGCACGCGCGTCGTCATCGGCGGGATCATGGAGCACATCGAGGAGGCCGGCGTCCACTCGGGCGACAGCGCCTGCTCGATCCCGGCCGTCAATATCAAGAAGGACGTGCTCGACGAGATCGCCCGGCAGGCGAAGCTGCTGGCCCTCGAACTGAACGTCAAGGGCCTGATCAACATCCAGTTCGCCGTCAAGGACGACGAGGTCTACATCCTCGAAGTGAACCCGCGGGCCTCGCGCACGATCCCGTTCGTCAGCAAGGCGATCGGCGTGCCGCTGGCCAAGCTGGCCGCCAAGATCATGGCGGGCATGTCCCTCGACGAGTTGGGATTCACCGAAGAGGTGCACCCCGAGCACTACGCGGTCAAGGAGGCGGTCTTCCCGTTCCTGAAGTTCCCCGGCACCGACGCGCTGCTCGGCCCGGAGATGCTCTCGACGGGCGAGGTGATGGGCCTGTCGGACGATTTCGGCACCGCCTACGCCAAGAGCCAGATCGCCGCCGGCAACAGCCTGCCGGTCGGCGGCAGCGTCCTGTTCAGCATCCGTGACGCCGACAAGGCGCGGGCCGTGCCCGTAGCCCGCAAGCTCGGCGCGATGGGCTTCAAGATCGTCGCGACCAAGGGCACCTGCATCGAGTTCATCAAGAACAACATCCCTTCGGAGTTCGCGCTGAAGATGAGCGAGGGCCGACCGAACATCGTCGATGCGATCATCAACGGCCAGATCGACCTGATCGTCAACACGACGGTGGGCAAGCAATCGATCACGGATTCGTTCGCCATCCGCCGCAACGCCGTCGATCGCCAGATCCCCTACGTCACCACCATTCGCGGGGCCGAGGCCGTCGTCAAGGCGATCGAGTCGCTCAAGGCCAAGAAGATTCGCGTCAAACCAATTCAGCTCTACTACAGGTAAACGAGGAAATTCGAAACACGAAGTTTGAAATCCGAAACAAATCCCAAAGAAGGAATTTCGAATGATCGAAACACATCATGCTGGTCGCAGACCCGTTTGGAGTCTCGGATTTCGATCATTTGTGCTTGTTTCGAGTTTCGACATCTGGATTTCGGATTTTGTCGTCAGATTGAGGACAGCATCGTGAAAGCGGTTTTGCTCTTAGAAGACGGAACGGTGTTCGAGGGCCGGGGATTCGGGGCCAAGGGCTGCACGTGCGGCGAGGTCGTGTTCAACACGTCCATGACCGGCTACCAGGAGATCCTCACCGACCCCTCGTACCACGAGCAGATCATCACCATGACCTACCCGCTCATCGGCAACGTCGGGACCAATCCCGACGACTGGGAGTCGCGCAAGGTCTTCGCCGCCGGGTTCGTCGTCAAGGAGAACTGCCCGTATCCGAGCAACTGGCGCAATCAGCAGACGCTCGACGCCTATCTGAAGGCCAACAACGTCGTGGGCATCGAAGGGATCGACACGCGCCGGCTCGTGCGGCACATCCGCACGCAGGGCGCGATGCGCGGGATTCTCTCATCGAGCGAACTGGGCATCAAGAAGCTCGCCGCTACGCTGCAGGAATACCCCGGTCTGGTCGGCCGTGACATCGTCAAGGACGTCACCGTCGCCAAGCCCTATGAGTGGACCGAAGGCGTCCTCGACGTTCTGACGAATACCCAGGATGTGCCGGCGCCGAAGTACAAGGTCGTCGCGATCGACTACGGCATGAAACGCAACATCCTCCGCCTGCTGGTCTCGCACGGCTGCGAGGTCGTCGCCGTGCCGGCCAAGGCCTCGGCCAAAGAGATCCTCGCGCACAAGCCCGACGGCGTGTTCCTGAGCAACGGACCGGGTGATCCGGCGGCGGTGACGTACGCCGTCGAGACGGTCAAGGCCCTGCTGGGCAAGGTCCCCATCTTCGGCATCTGTCTCGGCCATCAGATCCTCAGCCTGGCGCTCGGCGGGGCCACCTACAAGCTCAAGTTCGGCCATCGCGGCGCCAACCATCCCGTCAAGAACCTGCGCACCGGCAAGATCGAGATCACCAGTCAGAACCACGGGTTCTGCGTGGACCTCGATTCGTTCAAAGGCAAGGACGTCGAGCTGACGCACCTGAACCTCAACGACAACACCTGCGAGGGAATCCGCAGCGACAAGCTCGGCGCCTTCGCCGTTCAGTACCACCCCGAAGCCTCCCCCGGCCCCCACGACGCCCGCTACCTCTTCACCGACTTCACCGCCCTGATGGCCAGATAGTGAGCCCCCTTCGTTCGCCCTCGAACCAAGGGATACCGATCGCGCCCCTCTTTCTAATAACGATACGCACGGTCCACACATCCAGCTCGCTCCGGCGGTTTCGTCAGGAACGACGAGGCCGAATCCGGTGTGTTGCCCCGGATCCTCAGACTGCGCAGTGCCGGCAAACCGTTCAGATGCGCCAGGTCCTGCACTACCGTCTCCTTCGAAGCGACTGGAGGGGCGAAGGAGCGCGGCCTTGCTCTTGGACAAGCGTCAGAACTCGACCGACATTGACACCGGTGGCCACGATCTGCTGGTGCTCATCTGTGAGCACGACCCAGGGAAGAGACCTCACGCCCCACGGTTGCCTCAGGGCAGACATGATGCCAGAGGACTCCTGCAGCAGCGGAATCCCCGCTGGGACTCCGTGTCCTGGCAGGACATCGATGGGAAGAGTAATCTTGTTCTGTCTCTTCCACTGCCGCAGTTCATCCTCGTCTGCCGGGGCAACTTGAATGCAGACAATGGCCACGTTCTGATGTCTGAATTCCCGGCTGAATCTCTGCAACTGACGGATGGCGATCTGCGAGGCACGTTTGCCGTAGTCGACAAAGACCACCAGGACCTTCTTGTTCCTTATGCGTCTGGCGTCAAAGCCAATTTCCAATGTTCTGAGATCCGGCAAGGACCCGCCCACCAATGAGTCTCGGGGGACGAAGTTGGTGAAGTGTTGCCCGAGCTTGATGGTCACATGGTCTCCGCTGTGGGCGAATACATAGGCGGCATCATTGCCCTGGCCAAAATCGACCTGCACGCTGACCGGGCCGGCCGGCAGGCGATTGACCCTGAACTGCCCCTGCTCATCCGTACACGTGGCCCGCTTGTCAGGAAATCCGCCTGCGTTATTGCCCACAAACACGGGTTTGCCCGGCACCGGATGATTGTTCTGGTCCAGCACCACGCCGGAGAGATGCGCATCCAAGGGCATGAGCTGAATATTCGGGAGCACCGCCGCTTCGCCCGGCGTCATGGGGTCGTCCAGTACATGGTCGGACGAGCCAAACTCCGCGGACTCATAGGTCAGAAGGTAGTGATCGGCGACACCCTCCAGGGGCACGACCGTCGTGAGTTCGTAGTACCCCTGGGCGTCCGTGCGCGTGCCGGGCAAATGCACGACTCCGTGTATATCGCGCCCTCCGCCCCGCCGTCTTCGTCCCAATTGCAGACTTACCCTGGCCCCGGCGATGCCCCGACCCATGTCGTCGGTCACACGACCCCGAATGGAGCTGCTCGGTTTCAACACGACGCGCAGTTCGCGTACAGCATCGTAGAAGAATGTGGCTCCTGCCAGGTCCCTCTCCACATCCTGTACCACGACCAGATTAGAGGCATACAAGGGATTTTGTCTGGCCGCGAATCGCCCCTGTTTGTCGGTCAAGACCGTCTGCCCCAGTCCCACCATTACACGCACATCTTCTGCGGGTTGGCCCTGAGTGTCCACTACAGTGCCGCGCACCAGGGGCAATTGGGGCGTCACCGTGATCTCCACTGGCGTTGTTTGCGGCCCCGTTACAATCAATGGAATACCCTTGAAGCCGGCGTTATAGTTGCCGCCCCAGGCATGCATCTTGTACTGCCCCCGGGGCATATGGAGCTTCGCGATGCCGTTGGCATCGGTTTCGCCGCGCTGCATCAAGATGTCCTGCTGTTCGTCATGCTCGCGATCGTCCACATGGACCGTGATCTCAGGCAGAGCGCGACCCGTGGTCCGATCTCGAACCAGGACTTCAAGGGGGATACCCTTTTCCGCCTGCACGGAGACGTTTACGGTCTTTTCCTGCTCGCGAATCTCAATGGGGACATGCCTGGCCACCCAGTCCGTCCTTTCCGATACGAGTTGGAGAGTATGCCGCCCAGGGGGCACGCTCTGCACTTCAAATGCCCCTTCCGTGTCGGAGATAAGCTCCAGGGGCCTGAATCGCCACTCACTCCTTCGCGACTGGTCCGTAGAGAGCATCAGACGCAGCCCCCTAATCCCCCGATCAGTGGTCTTGTCCAGAACACGCCCCCGAAGCGTGGCGGCAGGAGGCAGCTTCAGTTCCACATCCTCCCAATCCACGCGATATCCTTCACAGGCATTGCCTTGGAATTGCCCGGGTGGGAAGATATAAGCGATGTCTCGACCCGAAGCCTTTACGAAGAACCTCACCGTGGCCTCCACGGGCAATTGGTCGAAGACAAAACGCCCCTGAGCATCGGTTATCTTCGAAAGCCAATCTTTAGGCCCGTATACCGCCTTTCCTCCATTTCGGATCTGCGGAACCGCCTGGATGTCAGCATCTGCCACCTCATGCCCTTCTGAATCTACCAGTCGCCCGGCAATACCACCGGGCGGACACAGTACGATGTTGGCTGTGAAACTGGTATACGGTTGGGCCATCAAGGGATGCTCTCTGTAGATATACTCCCAGCCCAGGGCCAGGCCAGTCTTCCTGGCGACGACCAGGATATCGTGTTTGGGCTCCACCCAGACATCGACGGCAAAATGCCCCTCCTGATCCGTGGTCTGGATCGCGTCCAGCAGCTCTGCAGACTTCGGAGCGGTATAGTCATCCCCCATGAGTTCCATCACCGCCACCTCAGCACCGCCCACCGAGTCCAGCCGGGCATCCTGGACCTGGCCTGTGATGTGCAACATCTTCCGAGTGGGCACTGCATCGGACGCGTCCGTCAAAGACAGGCTGCCCACGTACCGATCGGCCGGAAACGACAACCTCCGAATCCCTCCCGGCGGCGTAGAGGACCCCACCGTATCGATCCCCTCCGAACAACGTCCCACAGCCTGACCGGACGAAACGAACAAGAACAGCATAACAGAGATTCGTAGGTACCTCATGTCCATCGCCTCCACTTCGCAGAATTCTGTATCTGTGCAGTCATGTTAGATCCACCTATCGATCACCTTACCTGCGACGGCGAACGGGCTCGCGGCGACGGGGTGGGGAGGCGGGCCGATCGCGCTGGGGCGGGCTGACGCTGGGGGGTTGCGGGGATATCGTGGGCAGGACCATGGGCTCCTCGATGCGGATGAATTCGATCGTGGGCATGTGCTGTTTGATCTCGGCGATCGTCTGGTCTCGAATCGGCCCGGAGGTCCGCACGGTCAGCGACTGAAGGCCGGCCGGCCCGCTCAGGCCGGACAAGGCCGAATCCGAAATCTCTCCGACCAATGTCAGATCCCGGACGTTGGCCAGGCTCGCCAGCCGCGACAGGTCGTCGCCCGTGCAACCCGAAAGGCCGCCGATATACAGACGGTTCAATCCGGGCAGGTCGCTGACGTGACGCAGGGATTCTCCGCTCAAGGTGTTCGTCTGAATCATCAGGTTCCCAAGCGAACGCAGGTTTCTCAGAAACGCGAGGTCGTCATCGTGCAGCGGCAGGCTGAGATTCAGGTCCTTCAGCTTCTTCAGGCCCGACAGATCCAGCGTCAACTCATGGGCCTGCGCTGCACCGGCCTCGTCAGGCCATGAACTGACCTGCAGGTATTGTAGATTCGACAAACCGTTCAAGTGGTTCAGGCCACCGCGAGGCACGGGGCCCAGCAATCCAAGGTGTTCCAGCCGCTTCAACTTGCCGATGGATGCCAGACCGCCGTCAGACAGGCCGTAGGATAGGATATCCAGTTTTCGCAGATGGACCAAAGACTCCAGGAACACAAGGTCGCTGTCGGCCAACGGGTCGTTGGTCGTTATCCTAAGCTCCTCCAGAGAGCCGAGCCCGGCCAGATGCGACAGACCTGTGGGACCTTGGTAACCCTGAAACCGCCGATTCTTCAGATTGATGCCCAGGCACGTGAGATTCCGAAGGGTCGCCAGCGACCTGACCCCCTCGTCCGACAGATACGCGAGGCCCAGTACGGATTCGAGTTGAGGCATCTCCGCCAACAGGCGCGCCACTTCATCGCCGTGCCGCACGCCCATCGGGCCACCCCATGCGTAGGCGAAGTCCACTTTCTTCAGATTCTCGATACTCTTCAACTGGGCCACGCCGGCCGGCGTAAACGTCGGGCTCGTCAGGATGAAGTGCAACTCCTCAAGGTCCTTGAGCTTGGCGATGGAGGCGAGACTGGCATCGGCGAGGCGGCTGCAGCAGCCCCACAGCGTCAAGCTCTTGAGCTGCGTCAAGCCCTCGATGTGCGCGATGTGGCGGTCCGTGATCTGAACCTCGCCCCAGAGGCACAACCGTTCCAGACGGGGCATTTGGGCCAGTTCCGCCAAGCCCGGACCCCAGAACCCTCCCGTTCGTATCCGCAGCCATCGCAGGTTGGACAACCGTGCGACCTCCTTGAGCCCGGCATCCGTGACGCCGGTATGGAGATCCAGGCACTCCAGGGCAGGCAGGTCCTTCAACACGGCCAGGCCCTGGTTGGCGACGCCCGGTTCTCGAAGCTCCAAGGCCCTCAGCGAGGTCAGTTTCCGCAGGTGCTCCATGCCGTTGTCGTTCACGCCCGTCTGGTGCAGGCAAAGCATCTTGAGCCCCGTAAGGCGGGAGATGGGCCCCATCACGCGCTCATTGGCATCGCTGCTTGGAACGCGGGCCGCCACCGAGAGCCTGTGCAGGTCGTTCGGCGAGAGCCCGGCCAATCCGGACAGGCCGTCTGGATCGGTCCGGACACGGTTGCCCACCAACAACTGGTGTTCCAACGGGTTCTGGGCCGACAGCCGTTTCGCATCCCCCGGTCGCAGTGCAAGGATGATGTGCAGCCAGAGATTGCGCTCGGCAGGCACGACAACATCGCCCTGAGCCAGGCCCAGCGGTTCCCACGACCAGGATAGGTTCACGCACTTGGGATCCCAGCCTGGACCCGATTCCGGCTCCACGGACAGATGCCCCAGACAACTGTCTGCGGGAAACGACAGCGCGCGGGTCCGGCCGAGCGGCAACTTCGGCGCCAAAAAGCTAGTTTCCTCGGCCCCGAGGCCCGCGACCGGGCAGAGAAGAGCGAGCACGCATGCCACTGTCTCACTTCGCAGATGCCTCATGTTCCTCGCCTCCGTCGTGGAGTTCCACGAGCTTCCAAAGGCCCTCGATGCGAACCAGGCGAGTGGTGAGCGTGACGGTCTCGCCCGGCGACCGGCTCCGACCGTCGAGAGTGAATCCCGTGTGGACGGCCGCGCTCCAGACGACTGTTGCGGCATCGCCGTCTTCGACCATGTCGACCAGTTCGACGGGCGGGCCAAGACGGCGCGGGTACAGGCCCTCGCTCGCGTCGGGGGCCGCGTCGGAAAAGCACTGCGGCAGGGCTTCCATTCTGCCCCGATCCAGCAACGCCAGAACACTGTGGACCGCCTGCGCCGGGGTACTGAGGTCCGGGGCCCCATCGGCGTCGGGCCGGCCGACCATGAAGATGAGCGGAGGCGGCGCGGGCGAACGGGCATCGTCCCCGTCGCGCAGCGCGCCGATCAGCGGCGCGGCGCCCAGTGGCGCGATCGGCTCGTCGGCCTGGGGCGCCGATTCGGTCTGCGACGGCGCAGGGGACCGGTCCGCGCGATACAGGCCGGCAATCGCCCATGCGACGCCCGCCACAGCCAACGCGACCACCACAATGCCGTTTCGCCTCGATATGGCACGGCTGTCACCCATGATCGTCAACCCATCCTTGATCTCTGACGCGCCCCACGCCCCACCGTTACAGAATTCCTCGCGATCTGTCTGATTGTGGATGACGGATCATTGACTTTGTCGCCCCGAGCGGAGCATGGCGGAGTCGAGGGGTCTGGCCATAGCCGGAACGTGCGCTCCGTTCGCAGCGGGATTGCCCCGCTGCCGGCCACTTGCGGCGGCCCTCCGGTCGGAATAACAATCGGCAGCGCGTTCATCTCAGTAGTCCTTGAACTTCCGCATCCACGTGGGCCAATCCTCGGGCTCCACGCCGCCGGCTCTGGTCCACGGCCCGGCGGTGTCGAACTGGCGATGCCACTTGAACGTCCAGTGTTCTTTCAGCCCCACCTTCCGCACGGACCAGTCCATGAAGAGCATGTTGGTGCCGCCGTTGTGGCGGTTGACGCACAGATTGCGTATGTCCGGAGTATAGGTGGGCGGCTCCCCTTCATACTCCGGCGGCCGGTCAGTGGCATGGGGCGACGCCCCCTTGGTGCTGGAGTCGAAGAACACGGGAACGCCACTGGCCTGCTTCACGTCGCAGGTAGGCCAGTGCCCGGCTTCGACTTCACTGTCCGTGGCAGTCGTACCTCTTCTTCGACGAATGTACTGGTTGAAGCCGTAGCTGCCGTAGAGGTCGGGCCGGCCCATCAGCCATGGATAGGGATGAAACGTGTCGCCCTTGTGGTAAGGTTGCTGTGTGTCGTAAGGCAGAGGCTTTACCGCCGAGGGGCACAGCGCCAATCTGGTGTACGCCGGGTGGCCATTCCGAGTAATGAGGCGCCAAGCGTCGTCGATATCCCACTCCGGCACTCGCCCATCGTTCTCCCCGAGGTACGTGGAGAAGGTCAGGCCCAATTGTCGTAGGTTAGCCTGGCAACTGACCGCCTGCGCCTGCCTCCTGGCCTTCTGGATCGCCGGCAGCAGCAGCGCCATCAGCATTACGATAATGGAAATGACGACAAGCAACTCGATCAGCGTGAAGGCGTTGGCATTGATTATGGATGATGGATGATTGATGATTGGGACGCGGCGGTGGTCGGCGACGGACGGCCTGTGGGCGCGA comes from Anaerobaca lacustris and encodes:
- a CDS encoding prepilin-type N-terminal cleavage/methylation domain-containing protein — translated: MNAPPNVIPTGGPPQAARSGGIRLRTERPSRLRPDPSTPLRSARGDKEGQRSALHDEERPGRTRCDTNRAHRPSVADHRRVPIINHPSSIINANAFTLIELLVVISIIVMLMALLLPAIQKARRQAQAVSCQANLRQLGLTFSTYLGENDGRVPEWDIDDAWRLITRNGHPAYTRLALCPSAVKPLPYDTQQPYHKGDTFHPYPWLMGRPDLYGSYGFNQYIRRRRGTTATDSEVEAGHWPTCDVKQASGVPVFFDSSTKGASPHATDRPPEYEGEPPTYTPDIRNLCVNRHNGGTNMLFMDWSVRKVGLKEHWTFKWHRQFDTAGPWTRAGGVEPEDWPTWMRKFKDY
- a CDS encoding leucine-rich repeat domain-containing protein — translated: MAPKLPLGRTRALSFPADSCLGHLSVEPESGPGWDPKCVNLSWSWEPLGLAQGDVVVPAERNLWLHIILALRPGDAKRLSAQNPLEHQLLVGNRVRTDPDGLSGLAGLSPNDLHRLSVAARVPSSDANERVMGPISRLTGLKMLCLHQTGVNDNGMEHLRKLTSLRALELREPGVANQGLAVLKDLPALECLDLHTGVTDAGLKEVARLSNLRWLRIRTGGFWGPGLAELAQMPRLERLCLWGEVQITDRHIAHIEGLTQLKSLTLWGCCSRLADASLASIAKLKDLEELHFILTSPTFTPAGVAQLKSIENLKKVDFAYAWGGPMGVRHGDEVARLLAEMPQLESVLGLAYLSDEGVRSLATLRNLTCLGINLKNRRFQGYQGPTGLSHLAGLGSLEELRITTNDPLADSDLVFLESLVHLRKLDILSYGLSDGGLASIGKLKRLEHLGLLGPVPRGGLNHLNGLSNLQYLQVSSWPDEAGAAQAHELTLDLSGLKKLKDLNLSLPLHDDDLAFLRNLRSLGNLMIQTNTLSGESLRHVSDLPGLNRLYIGGLSGCTGDDLSRLASLANVRDLTLVGEISDSALSGLSGPAGLQSLTVRTSGPIRDQTIAEIKQHMPTIEFIRIEEPMVLPTISPQPPSVSPPQRDRPASPPRRREPVRRRR